From Paenibacillus sp. FSL H8-0537:
CTCATAGATTGTTTAGAAAAATGGATAAGCGCACAATTTTAGCATCTACAATACGAAAATGATAGTCGAGGAGTAACGGATCGGGTAACCCCGTTTTGTCGTAGGTTCCTTCCAACTTGCATGTTACAACAACCTCATCCTTATTTTCTTTTACTGTTCTAGGCTCTAGGGTTACGTTTGCTCCAAAATGGTATTGATCACTCCATTTTTTAATCTCTTGTTTGCCAATCCGCTGTTTACCTTCATCCAACACAACGGCATCTTCCGTAAAGCAACTAATGAATGCTTCCGGATCGGGTTTATTCGATGCATGTATATATTCACGGATTACAGTAGGAAGTTGCAGAATTTCCATTGTTCTTCCCCCTTAGTTAGTTTGAACCATTAAACGGTAGGAATGGTTCCGCCATCAATGACATATTCACTTCCTGTAATGGATGCTGCACGATCTGAGACCAAAAATGCAGCCAACTCAGCGACTTCTTCAGGAAATCCAGGGCGGCCAATTGGAATGCCCCCAAGCGAATCCATAAGCTGCTGGAGCGCACTTTCTCTGCTTCCTGTTGCAGTTGCCATCCGATCAATCAACGCATCTGCTGCTTCAGTCTGAATAAAGCCAGGAGACAATGAATTAATGCGAATACCACGGGGAGAAAATTCATTAGACAGCCCCTTGCTGTAATTAGCGAGAGCAGCTTTAGCTGCTGCATAAGCTAATGTAGTTTCATAAAGAGGCAATTTTCTTTGGATTGAGGTGAAGTGAAGAATAACCCCTGATTTATTTTGCAACATGAGTGGAATTAAGCCGCGATCAAGCCTTACTGCGGCCAGAAGATTCCAATTTAATGCCTGCAGCCAATCTTCATCGCTAAGGGCAAGTGCGCCTCCTGGTGGAGTAGAGGATCCGCCAACACAATGGACAATAATATCAATACCACCAAGCTGTTCTTTCACTGCTGCAATCAATTGCTCTACACCTTCAGGCGACGCCATATCGGCTTGAACAAATTTCACCGAAGCGGGCAAGTCAGCAGATACGGAACGGGCCGTTGTCAAGACAGTAGCTCCGCTGCTTGCTAGCCTCTTCACAACAGCTTGCCCCATTCCTTTTGTACCACCAGTTACAAGCACTTTCTTGCCTTTAAATTCTGTTGCCGAGTACTCAAATGTTCTGCCCATATCCATTCCTCCTTATGATGAATAATAGTACACTTGATTCCTTTATAACGTCCAATCTATTATAATAATGAAAATGATGAATAATATTAATATAAAGAAGGTCATATGATGGAGCTTACACAATTAGAGTATTTTATGACGGTTGCACGTTTAGAACACATGACGATGGCTTCAAAGACACTCGGTATTACCCAGCCAGCGCTAAGTCATGCGATTGCCAAGCTTGAGAACGAAATCGGGGCTCCCTTGTTTGAGCGTAACGGGCGAAATTTGAAGCTTAACCGTAATGGCGCCATGTTTTCGAAATGGATCGGCAAAGCCTTGCATAACATTGAAAGCGGCGTAAAGGAAATCGAAGAATGGTCTAACCCGGATACGGGCGTTGTTACTCTGTCCTATCTCAATATCCTTGGTGTTGACTTAATCCCTCATTTAGTTAGACGCTATCAATTAGAATATCCCAAAATTCGCTTTGAATTGACACAAGGGAATCTTGGAGATATAGATGAACATTTAGAACAAGGATATTCGGATCTTATGATTACATCGAAGGAATCTACTTTAGACAATCATAAATGGTTGGTTATTCAGAAGGTCCCATTGTATATTGTTGTATCCTCCCAGCATCATTTAGCGAATCGTTCAGCTTTGAGTTTGGCAGAGCTTTCGGGTGAACCATTCATTGGTTTGAAAAATAATTGCGGATTAAAAGCGACGATTATGTCGCGTTTCCAACATACTGGTTTTGTGCTTGATTCGGCGTATGAAGCCGAGGACTTAATCACAGTTGCTGGCTTTGTTAAGTCCAATCTTGGTGTATCTGTCTTGCCTAAGACGATGGGATTTATGTTAAACGAACTTGTTTGGATTCCGATTACTGATGATGGCTGGTATTGGGAAATAGGCTTAAAGTGGAGGGAGGATCGACATATTTCTCCGGCTGCCAAGCGGTTTATTGCATTTGTTGAAAATGGGCAGCGGCAGTCTGATTTGCTATAACTCAACACTTTTGCAGAAATTGGTTGGATTACGCGTTTGATTTCCTATTGCTGCCGCTGGCGTATTGTTCGGGCGTGACGCCGATAACGGCTTTAAAATCCTTAATAAAATGCGACTGGTCGTGGTAGCCAAGCTCAAGCGCCAGCTGCGTCCAATCGTGGCTGGGACTGCGGTCCAGCGTTTCAGCGGCATTTTGCAGCCGATACAGCTGAATGACCCATTTAGGCGAAACGCCGACATATTGGTCGAATAGACGCTGCAGCGTTCTTTTGTTGATATGAAAAGCCGCACATAGTTGGTCGACCTTCGTAACATCGCGCTGTGACATAATCCAATCGACCATTTGATTAATGAGCGTGACCGACTCATCCTGTACGGGCAGCTTCGGTTTAATGAAGCGCTCGGCGAGCTCGACCATTGCCGCTTCCCCTTCCTGTGACAGCAGCAGTTCCTCCATGGCTGGACCATCAACATCGAAAATTTCACGAATGTCCAGCGGGCGATCAGCTAGTGAGGACACCGGCTGCTGCATAAAAGGATAGAAGCCGCCAGGGCGGAATTTTGCCCCGAAGACGCAGCCTTTGCCTTCTACAAGATAGCTATACTTCTGCTTGGCTGCACCGAAAATACCGCTTCTTCCCTGCTGAATAACGAGATTCACGCAAGGGTTAGGGACAACCTCCTGCAAATACTGCTTTTGCTCAGACAAGTCCCAGCTGACGATCCAGAAATGCTTGACGAAAAAAGCAATATCCTCGGAAGGCGCGTAACGCGTAAGCTGAAAATTTTTCTCCCCCTCCTGCAAATGCAGAAGGCCCATGCTCGGTCGATGCATGCTTGCGCTCATCATTAATTCCTCCGCTGTCCATAATCGTTGTCGCGTTTTTACAATACATGCTGCTGCTTGCACATTATAATAATTTTATCACAGCCAAGCATACTAGCAAGATAAGGTGAAACGGCCGAAAGCCGTCCTCTGGCGGCGCGGCGCGTTTCATTCAGAGAAATATAGAGAAAGGATGGAAAATCATAACCTTCCCTAT
This genomic window contains:
- a CDS encoding nuclear transport factor 2 family protein; protein product: MEILQLPTVIREYIHASNKPDPEAFISCFTEDAVVLDEGKQRIGKQEIKKWSDQYHFGANVTLEPRTVKENKDEVVVTCKLEGTYDKTGLPDPLLLDYHFRIVDAKIVRLSIFLNNL
- a CDS encoding SDR family oxidoreductase; the encoded protein is MGRTFEYSATEFKGKKVLVTGGTKGMGQAVVKRLASSGATVLTTARSVSADLPASVKFVQADMASPEGVEQLIAAVKEQLGGIDIIVHCVGGSSTPPGGALALSDEDWLQALNWNLLAAVRLDRGLIPLMLQNKSGVILHFTSIQRKLPLYETTLAYAAAKAALANYSKGLSNEFSPRGIRINSLSPGFIQTEAADALIDRMATATGSRESALQQLMDSLGGIPIGRPGFPEEVAELAAFLVSDRAASITGSEYVIDGGTIPTV
- a CDS encoding LysR family transcriptional regulator → MMELTQLEYFMTVARLEHMTMASKTLGITQPALSHAIAKLENEIGAPLFERNGRNLKLNRNGAMFSKWIGKALHNIESGVKEIEEWSNPDTGVVTLSYLNILGVDLIPHLVRRYQLEYPKIRFELTQGNLGDIDEHLEQGYSDLMITSKESTLDNHKWLVIQKVPLYIVVSSQHHLANRSALSLAELSGEPFIGLKNNCGLKATIMSRFQHTGFVLDSAYEAEDLITVAGFVKSNLGVSVLPKTMGFMLNELVWIPITDDGWYWEIGLKWREDRHISPAAKRFIAFVENGQRQSDLL
- a CDS encoding helix-turn-helix domain-containing protein, which produces MMSASMHRPSMGLLHLQEGEKNFQLTRYAPSEDIAFFVKHFWIVSWDLSEQKQYLQEVVPNPCVNLVIQQGRSGIFGAAKQKYSYLVEGKGCVFGAKFRPGGFYPFMQQPVSSLADRPLDIREIFDVDGPAMEELLLSQEGEAAMVELAERFIKPKLPVQDESVTLINQMVDWIMSQRDVTKVDQLCAAFHINKRTLQRLFDQYVGVSPKWVIQLYRLQNAAETLDRSPSHDWTQLALELGYHDQSHFIKDFKAVIGVTPEQYASGSNRKSNA